Proteins found in one Arcobacter sp. F2176 genomic segment:
- the pyrE gene encoding orotate phosphoribosyltransferase: protein MVVEQIYKDANALLEGHFKLSSGNHSKYYLQSAKVLEDPKTAKLLAEELAKQIKESGLKVDAVCSPALGGLIAGFALATALDVRFIFAERVDGEMTIRRGFEVTRGEKYIICEDIITTGGSALEAAKQIEKDGGEILAYAALANRGFCSRVGSEIEPKDNCKLPLDKPLFALDDFTFEMYAPENCPMCKEGSVAYKPGSRGN, encoded by the coding sequence ATGGTAGTAGAACAAATATACAAAGATGCAAATGCTCTATTAGAAGGTCATTTTAAATTAAGTTCAGGTAATCACTCTAAATACTATTTACAATCAGCAAAAGTGCTAGAAGATCCTAAAACTGCAAAATTATTAGCTGAAGAATTAGCAAAGCAAATAAAAGAATCTGGACTAAAAGTTGATGCTGTTTGTTCACCTGCTCTTGGTGGATTAATTGCAGGATTTGCACTAGCAACTGCCCTTGATGTAAGATTTATCTTTGCAGAGAGAGTTGATGGTGAGATGACTATAAGAAGAGGTTTTGAAGTAACTCGTGGTGAAAAATATATTATCTGTGAAGATATTATTACTACGGGAGGTAGTGCTTTGGAAGCTGCTAAACAAATCGAAAAAGATGGTGGTGAGATACTTGCTTATGCAGCATTAGCTAATAGAGGTTTTTGTTCAAGAGTTGGAAGTGAAATAGAACCAAAAGATAATTGTAAATTACCACTTGATAAACCACTTTTTGCTTTAGATGATTTTACCTTTGAAATGTATGCTCCTGAAAATTGTCCTATGTGTAAAGAAGGATCAGTTGCATATAAACCTGGAAGTAGAGGAAACTAA
- the frr gene encoding ribosome recycling factor → MLNEIYSETKEKMDSAIEALKRDYKTLRTGKVSTTILDGIKIDYYGTPTDLTQVGSVLAPDATTIVINPWEKHLVGDIEKAIQNANIGVNPNNDGEVIKLFFPPMTVDQRKESAKQAKGMTDDAKVAIRNIRKHANDRVKVLHKDKEITDDENKKAQDEIQKITDSYVTKADDTFKAKEAEILKV, encoded by the coding sequence ATGTTAAATGAGATTTATTCAGAAACAAAAGAGAAAATGGATAGTGCAATAGAAGCATTAAAAAGAGACTACAAAACACTAAGAACAGGTAAAGTAAGTACTACAATTTTAGATGGGATAAAAATTGATTATTATGGAACACCAACTGATTTAACTCAAGTGGGTTCAGTTTTAGCACCTGATGCTACTACCATTGTAATAAATCCATGGGAAAAACATCTTGTAGGTGATATTGAAAAAGCAATTCAAAATGCTAATATTGGTGTTAATCCAAATAATGATGGTGAAGTAATTAAACTATTTTTCCCTCCTATGACTGTTGACCAAAGAAAAGAGAGTGCAAAACAAGCAAAAGGTATGACTGATGATGCAAAAGTTGCTATTAGAAATATCAGAAAACATGCAAATGATAGAGTAAAAGTTCTTCATAAAGATAAAGAAATAACTGATGATGAAAACAAAAAAGCTCAAGATGAAATACAAAAAATTACAGATTCTTATGTAACAAAAGCTGATGATACTTTCAAGGCAAAAGAAGCTGAAATCTTAAAAGTATAA
- the secG gene encoding preprotein translocase subunit SecG — protein MTSTLLVVQFILAVLLTICILLQKSSSMGLGAYSGSNESLFGAKGPGNFLTKATMILGLIFVLNTLFLGYFYNENRQKSAVDNVQTESLIPKTPEKTQAPTAPVAPAVPTQKAAPTVPTTEK, from the coding sequence ATGACATCAACACTTTTAGTAGTTCAATTTATTTTAGCAGTACTATTAACAATTTGCATCTTACTTCAAAAAAGTTCAAGTATGGGATTAGGAGCTTACAGCGGAAGCAACGAATCTTTATTTGGAGCAAAAGGTCCTGGAAACTTTTTAACAAAAGCAACTATGATTTTAGGATTAATTTTTGTTTTAAATACTCTATTTTTAGGTTATTTTTATAATGAAAATAGACAAAAAAGTGCAGTAGACAATGTACAAACAGAAAGTTTAATTCCAAAAACTCCTGAAAAAACTCAAGCACCTACTGCTCCTGTAGCACCAGCTGTACCAACACAAAAAGCTGCACCTACAGTACCAACTACTGAAAAATAG
- a CDS encoding methyltransferase domain-containing protein, with protein sequence MSVKNEFSKYANQYNSYNIVQQIAAKSIIRDINCQPKRILELGCGSGQVIKNVSWEYDFYKAMDFSQNMCDIHPKANNIQVECFDFDTDAFFENIKNDRYDVVISSSALQWSKDLSKIVKAISAISPKIYAALFTSNTFKTIQTITNKKSPILDDQSIKKAFTQYCDCEFETITYNLEFDNKKKLFDYIKKSGVSGGNTLEFKDAKKLYKEYSLNYLEFEVIFVKAFSKS encoded by the coding sequence ATGTCCGTAAAAAACGAATTTTCAAAATACGCAAATCAATATAACTCATACAATATTGTACAACAAATTGCAGCAAAATCTATCATTAGAGATATAAATTGTCAACCTAAAAGAATATTAGAGTTAGGTTGTGGCTCTGGGCAAGTTATTAAAAATGTTTCTTGGGAGTATGATTTTTATAAGGCTATGGATTTTTCACAAAACATGTGTGATATTCATCCTAAAGCTAATAATATACAAGTGGAATGTTTTGATTTTGATACTGATGCTTTTTTTGAAAATATAAAAAATGACAGATATGATGTTGTTATATCTTCTTCTGCCCTACAGTGGTCAAAGGATTTAAGTAAGATAGTTAAAGCTATTAGTGCTATTTCTCCTAAGATTTATGCTGCTTTATTTACTTCAAATACTTTTAAGACAATACAAACAATAACAAATAAAAAATCACCAATATTAGATGACCAATCAATAAAAAAAGCTTTTACTCAATATTGTGATTGTGAATTTGAAACTATAACTTATAATTTAGAGTTTGATAATAAGAAAAAATTATTTGATTATATTAAGAAATCAGGTGTAAGTGGTGGAAATACTCTTGAATTTAAAGATGCTAAAAAATTATACAAAGAGTATAGTTTAAATTATTTAGAGTTTGAAGTTATCTTTGTCAAAGCTTTTTCTAAATCATAA
- a CDS encoding thiamine-phosphate pyrophosphorylase has protein sequence MNTTELRLIDANLNRLREGIRVVEDIFRYVYNNKDIASKLKELRHKSRISIYDELLDSRDIKNDVLKQSTASEKSRDDLNSILIANFKRAQESSRVLEEVCKLEENNSSEVFKYIRYELYDLEKALTKITSNSK, from the coding sequence ATGAATACAACCGAATTAAGACTTATTGATGCAAATCTAAATCGCCTAAGAGAGGGAATTAGAGTTGTAGAAGATATCTTTAGATACGTTTACAATAATAAAGATATCGCTTCAAAACTAAAAGAATTAAGACACAAATCAAGAATATCTATTTATGATGAACTTTTAGACTCAAGAGATATAAAAAATGATGTCTTAAAACAAAGCACTGCATCAGAAAAAAGTAGAGATGACTTAAACTCTATTCTAATAGCTAACTTTAAAAGAGCGCAAGAGAGTTCTAGAGTTCTAGAAGAAGTTTGCAAACTAGAAGAAAATAATAGCAGTGAAGTATTTAAATATATAAGATATGAACTTTATGATTTAGAAAAAGCTTTGACAAAGATAACTTCAAACTCTAAATAA